One genomic window of Amyelois transitella isolate CPQ chromosome 8, ilAmyTran1.1, whole genome shotgun sequence includes the following:
- the LOC106137335 gene encoding large ribosomal subunit protein uL24: MKYNKLVTSSRRKNRKRHFSAPSHIRRVLMSSPLSKELRQKFNVKSMPIRKDDEVQVVRGHYKGQQVGKVVQVYRKKFVVYIERIQREKANGASVYVGIHPSKCVIVKLKMNKDRKSILDRRAKGRLAALGKDKGKYTEETATAMETS, translated from the exons ATGAAGTACAACAAGCTCGTCACATCCTCGCGGAGGAAAAACAGGAAGAGGCATTTCAGCGCCCCTTCTCATATACGAAGAGTTCTCATGTCGTCTCCATTATCTAAGGAATTGAGGCAGAAATTCAACGTCAAATCTATGCCAATCCGCAAAGACGACGAAGTTCAG gtTGTCCGAGGGCACTACAAAGGCCAACAAGTAGGCAAAGTAGTCCAAGTGTACCGTAAGAAATTCGTTGTCTATATTGAGAGGATCCAGCGTGAAAAGGCTAACGGTGCCAGTGTATATGTAGGCATCCACCCCTCAAAG TGCGTAATTGTCAAACTAAAGATGAACAAGGATCGGAAATCGATTCTGGATCGCAGGGCGAAGGGCAGGCTGGCCGCCCTTGGCAAGGATAAGGGAAAATACACTGAGGAAACCGCCACCGCAATGGAGACCTCTTGA
- the LOC106137351 gene encoding protein PBDC1: protein MDVLSRPADEFGNDETLEHMWAARAMEHSDIYFNMLCSVDTRWLRLTPHDDLIYTHFRQDFPDLDVKYIKENEIKNSTNKARWRLFCEKFKMTVEDYSFGTLLRADTNGDYSEENTILVPRVQFYAIEIARNREGLNNEVKKRYKCASKSNLQAEHKTEVAV, encoded by the exons ATG gatGTGCTGTCGAGACCGGCTGACGAATTTGGCAATGATGAGACCTTGGAGCATATGTGGGCAGCTAGAGCTATGGAACACAGCGATATCTACTTTAAT ATGCTCTGTTCCGTTGACACCAGGTGGTTGCGGCTGACTCCTCACGACGACCTCATTTATACTCACTTCAGGCAAGATTTCCCAGACCTAGATGTTAAATATATCAAAgagaatgaaattaaaaacagtaCGAACAAGGCACGCTGGAGATTATTCTGCGAGAAGTTCAAAATGACTGTAGAAGATTACAGCTTTGGTACACTATTGAGAGCAGACACTAATGGTGATTACTCTGAAGAAAATACGATCTTAGTGCCAAGAGTTCAATTTTATGCTATAGAAATAGCAAGAAATAGGGAAGGCTTAAACAATGAAGTAAAGAAACGATACAAATGTGCGTCCAAGTCAAATCTACAGGCGGAACACAAAACTGAAGTTGCGGTTTAA